The following coding sequences are from one Musa acuminata AAA Group cultivar baxijiao chromosome BXJ1-6, Cavendish_Baxijiao_AAA, whole genome shotgun sequence window:
- the LOC103987031 gene encoding uncharacterized protein LOC103987031 — translation MAPTPVTSPVPIQWYPMLSALFLLVGLLVTASFFIYEATSSTRSRSLLKEVVSAAMASTFLGFGSLFLLLATGVYV, via the exons ATG GCACCGACACCCGTCACGAGCCCGGTTCCGATCCAGTGGTACCCGATGCTCTCCGCGCTGTTTCTCCTCGTTGGTCTCCTCGTCACTGCATCCTTCTTCAT CTACGAAGCTACTTCATCTACCAGGAGCCGCAGCCTGTTGAAGGAGGTTGTGAGTGCCGCCATGGCATCCACTTTCTTG GGTTTTGGATCTCTATTCCTGCTCCTTGCTACCGGTGTTTATGTTTGA